ATGATGAGGAGCATTGCCAATTTTTGTTCTTCCACAATAACGGGAGTTGTTTGTGGGAgattgcttcgggcaaattACACATAACTTCCAGGTTCCTTATTGATTGTTCTACACCTTGGCAAAACACGCTTTCTTCCGCCTTTGCTCGTGCGCTGAAATCATTGGCAAAAGTTATGTTGAAAGATCCGGCGTAATAGTGGTAGACACTATTTTGCTGTCGAAACTGAACTAAGCATTCCAAATTACTACGTAAACTACGTACGCTCCGCAAGTTCGAGAGCGTACGTAGTTTACGTAGTAAACATGACTGTGAACGTAATGgcacaaaaaattgaagaaacaacGACAAAAAGTCGAACTTTAAATCTCCGGTTTAATTCCATTTATTGTATAATCATCGTTATTACATAGGTATAGTGAATAAATGACATTAATATCATTAAATATagacaattttttttttgaaaacttaaaaaacaaacagcataatCCTAACGAGTGGCACAGAAAGATGGGCCAAAGTGGGGAGACACTGTGACAAAAATATGATCTCGTTACAtcctttttggcacatttttgtcgacagagatagagagggatCCATTGGTTTCGCAAAACGGATCCGATCCAATTTATGAGAGCAATTTACTCAAAAGAAATTGATATAAACGAAAGATCAATGTTAAAtatagcaaacaaaaaagttctCCCATCTAAAACGTCGCCCATCGATATGTGGGGATCGTGGAACTCCCTATACAGTTAGTTATGctacacaaaaacaatagatgacgttttcataaaacattaaacaatttgtttgttttctttttttttcgtacaATGAACACCATCGAAAGCAGTTTTGGTTAAGTGCAGGGCAGGAGTGTGTTTTTAGCGCTGGGTAGCTTTAAGTTTCACGCTGCGGCCTTTCGAAAAGCTAGTCGCTTTGGCTTGCAATTTTGTCTTCTACGTCACTATCTCAACTCATTTCTGCGAAATGTAATCCTAAAAGGGGTCCAAGCAGGGATAAACTActtgtttttgctcttccCATTACTTGTCGGCCGTCGTTTCACGCTCATcgtaccgtcgtcgtcctttaaTACTGCCTGCAGCTTCACAGCTAGTATAACGGGGAaaatgggggggggggaaataTCGGGATATCGGGTACCAaacagccgggccgggcgtgcgAGTTGTCTGAGAAACTTTTGGGACACGGGGCACTTCTTGTCGTTTGTGGAAGCCCCAGTTTAGCCACTTCGGTGCCTCGGATAGTTGCGCTGACGGGATGGATGCGGTTCGTAGCCCGTGCTGACGATCATTTCCTGCAGTCCTCCCACCTTGCGTACCGTCTGGACGTGCTCGTGAACGTAGGGGTTCGAGGCAAGAACGTAGCTCTCGATGTCGCACTCGTTGGCACCGCGCAGGATGCGGAACCGGCCATTCTCTCCCCACCAGGGGCCCCACGAGTTAATAGCAATCTAAAAACGGTACGGATACGATCAGGATTGTGGACCGAGCGCGAGTAAGCAAAACACGTTCTTACCCAATACTTCACCACCTCGTAACCGACGCGATCCTCGCCCCAACCAATCAGCCGCACCGAGTGATACCCCGACCGTTCCTCGGCCGGTGTGGAGGCCACCGAATGGCGGTAGACGCCACTCTTGTAGGAGAAGAAGTCTCGATAAACTCGCAGAATGGCTGTTCAAAGAGGGGGAAAATGTTATACCCAAAGGTGGCTTCCAGCAAAGCTGCCGCGGAAACACCGGCCACTTACCCTGTACAGTGCCACGTTCCTTGATTTCGGTCATGATGTCGGTCTCGTTGTTCAGACTGTACGCTGGGCCCATTCGGTACAAGGCGGTGCGGTTCACGTGGATCGGCAGCTCACATCCCGCGCTGACGAGCGTATCGTCCGCATTGATTTTGCACTCGTTCTTGGCTGCCACGTACGGGTGGCATTCTTCGTTCACCACTCTGCCGGACGGATGTTTAGAAAAGTTTATCAAACCTTCGTCACGCAGGAAGTAAGGGGCTTGACTTACCCCACTTTACGCAGGTACTGCCAGGCCTTGTccaggtggccaccgttgcatCTTTGCTGACCCCGGACGCAGGCCAGCATCTGCTGCGGGGCCAACTGGACCAGTTCGCGGCCCTTCGAGAGTATAGCGAACCGATCGGACGCCATGGTTGTCGTCGAGAATGCCCAGGACGAGCCACACCAGCCTTTAGTGATGAGTGAGTAAATGGAAACGATGAAAGCGTGTCTGGGTGCGTGCCTTGGCGAAAGTACCTTGGTCACGCGCTCCATTGATGAGTCCTGGCCAGTGCTCGCTGGCGTCGAACTGACTCGGCAGAGGGCCTCCCTTGTTGGTCAACCGTTTCATGGCCTTCACCAGGAACTTTGGCTGGAACGTGCCCAGGCGAAGCACCTTGCCGTCGTCGTACGTTCGGCCCCACCACTCGCTGTAGTTGCCCGCCTTCCAGCCCACCGTGCGTTCGAGGTGGTGCAATTGTCGCAGCAGATCGTCATCCACCAGGCACAAATTATCCGTGCACGTTACCGTTCCGTCCAGATTGCACTTACTAAAtcgagagagatagagagacatAGAGAATGCGTTTTCGTCGGTCAACCTATCTGGAACCAGTGCCATACCAGGTGTTGCAGTTGTCGACTACGGGCGCATCGTAGGGTGTGAAGTAGTGCTTCTTGTGCAGACACGAGGGTCTGTTTTCGGGCGGCTGGATTCCTAGGCACACCTCTTCGTAGTCCGGGCAGCAATCACCATGTTCGCCCCTATCACAAAACTGGTCACAGTAGCAGAGTGTAGCTGAAAGAATCGGGAGGAGCGCAGGAGCCATTTTGAGAGTGGTGGCACCGATCCTTTACCGATCAGAACCAACAACGCGGGAACTTACTCGAAATGGGCTGTGAGCAACCATCCTGACGATCCCGGCAGCAGCTATCGTACTTCCGTGACGCACAGTACGGTCCCGGGAAGTCGGCACGGAACCGACTAGCTTGCGGGGCCGCTAGTGCCACCAGCATGAGGAAGGGCACTACCGACAGCATCTTATCAGCGCCGGGTGACCACTGCGAATACAACGGTAACGCACCTTCGATTAAACCCCTAGATTCGCTGCGATCGCTTCTCATCCACAAAGCCACTACGACAAGGTTagaaaaaatggttccacaAACCGGCGGGTCGTTGTTGGATCTCCCAGCCCCCGGGAGAAACTCGCCACACTTACCATCGAACACCGACCCGAAAACGCTATTTTGGGATTTTCCCCAAAAAGAGCTCTTCAAACAATACgctggaataaattaaacaaccaccgcccgcccggctaCAGTGACAAGATCCAAGTTCACATTGAGGAGTAACTTGTTGAAACAATGCGTGCATTTGTTCTGGCCGCGACATCGACCGACCTGCCGGTTGTCGGAAGGTAAGTCTCGGAGTTTGTGGCGCTCAGCAAATATAAGAGTGGAACGAAGGCGGTCGGCGTCAGCAACAATTTTGGCGTGTGCTGAAAGTGTGCTTTCTCAAACAGCTTCAAACAGCGTGTTTTGGACGCGCCATCGATCGGGCGGAAGATGTTGTGATGGGCCATCTCCTTCAGAAGTGTGTCTTATGTCAAGATGTCTTCTGGAGGTCATTGCACTTCAATCCAACGGGCGGACGGAACACTAAGCGTGTGCCAAAATGACGGTGAGTCACACGGACCTAGTCATCAGATGCAGAAAGACAGCCGTAGAATTCTAACGACTGTCGGAACTTCAAGATGG
The nucleotide sequence above comes from Anopheles bellator chromosome 1, idAnoBellAS_SP24_06.2, whole genome shotgun sequence. Encoded proteins:
- the LOC131206021 gene encoding uncharacterized peptidase C1-like protein F26E4.3 isoform X2, which codes for MLSVVPFLMLVALAAPQASRFRADFPGPYCASRKYDSCCRDRQDGCSQPISTTLCYCDQFCDRGEHGDCCPDYEEVCLGIQPPENRPSCLHKKHYFTPYDAPVVDNCNTCKCNLDGTVTCTDNLCLVDDDLLRQLHHLERTVGWKAGNYSEWWGRTYDDGKVLRLGTFQPKFLVKAMKRLTNKGGPLPSQFDASEHWPGLINGARDQGWCGSSWAFSTTTMASDRFAILSKGRELVQLAPQQMLACVRGQQRCNGGHLDKAWQYLRKVGVVNEECHPYVAAKNECKINADDTLVSAGCELPIHVNRTALYRMGPAYSLNNETDIMTEIKERGTVQAILRVYRDFFSYKSGVYRHSVASTPAEERSGYHSVRLIGWGEDRVGYEVVKYWIAINSWGPWWGENGRFRILRGANECDIESYVLASNPYVHEHVQTVRKVGGLQEMIVSTGYEPHPSRQRNYPRHRSG
- the LOC131206021 gene encoding uncharacterized peptidase C1-like protein F26E4.3 isoform X1 yields the protein MWSPGADKMLSVVPFLMLVALAAPQASRFRADFPGPYCASRKYDSCCRDRQDGCSQPISTTLCYCDQFCDRGEHGDCCPDYEEVCLGIQPPENRPSCLHKKHYFTPYDAPVVDNCNTCKCNLDGTVTCTDNLCLVDDDLLRQLHHLERTVGWKAGNYSEWWGRTYDDGKVLRLGTFQPKFLVKAMKRLTNKGGPLPSQFDASEHWPGLINGARDQGWCGSSWAFSTTTMASDRFAILSKGRELVQLAPQQMLACVRGQQRCNGGHLDKAWQYLRKVGVVNEECHPYVAAKNECKINADDTLVSAGCELPIHVNRTALYRMGPAYSLNNETDIMTEIKERGTVQAILRVYRDFFSYKSGVYRHSVASTPAEERSGYHSVRLIGWGEDRVGYEVVKYWIAINSWGPWWGENGRFRILRGANECDIESYVLASNPYVHEHVQTVRKVGGLQEMIVSTGYEPHPSRQRNYPRHRSG